One Microbacterium marinum genomic window carries:
- a CDS encoding glycosyltransferase, which translates to MTTYLLAGGGTAGHVNPLLAVADAIRAREPEATVLVLGTKEGLEARLVPLRGYELLIVDKVPFPRRPNSAALRFPARFTRAIGQVRSHIRERAVDVVVGFGGYASAPAYVAARRTGVPYVVHEANAKPGLANILGARRAAASGVAFEGTPLRGAEVVGMPLRPEIVNLDRDALRVEAAAAFGLDPARPVLLVFGGSLGALRLNRAFAGGWRSVVDAGWQILHAVGERNEAVDPGDPAYRVVPYIDRMDLAFALADAIVSRSGAATVSEISALGIPAVYVPYAVGNGEQALNATSAVQAGAALLIPDGEFTEDRIRTEIAPLLRDAAALTRMRAAASEVGTRTGSENVLALIDRALAR; encoded by the coding sequence GTGACGACGTACCTTCTGGCCGGCGGTGGCACCGCGGGCCACGTGAATCCCCTGCTCGCCGTGGCCGATGCGATCCGTGCGCGCGAGCCCGAGGCGACGGTGCTGGTGCTCGGCACGAAGGAAGGCCTCGAAGCCCGCCTCGTCCCGCTGCGCGGCTACGAACTGCTGATCGTCGACAAGGTCCCCTTCCCCCGTCGGCCGAACAGTGCGGCCCTCCGCTTCCCGGCCCGGTTCACGCGCGCCATCGGTCAGGTGCGCTCTCACATCCGCGAGCGCGCGGTCGACGTCGTCGTCGGCTTCGGTGGGTACGCCTCGGCGCCGGCCTACGTCGCGGCGCGCCGGACGGGCGTGCCGTACGTCGTCCACGAGGCGAACGCCAAGCCCGGGCTGGCCAACATCCTGGGCGCACGCCGCGCTGCGGCATCCGGAGTCGCTTTCGAGGGGACGCCCCTCCGCGGCGCCGAGGTCGTCGGGATGCCGCTGCGACCCGAGATCGTGAACCTCGACCGCGATGCACTGCGCGTCGAGGCCGCCGCCGCGTTCGGCCTGGACCCCGCCCGGCCGGTGCTGCTGGTCTTCGGCGGATCCCTCGGTGCGCTGCGCCTCAATCGCGCGTTCGCGGGCGGGTGGCGGTCGGTGGTGGATGCCGGATGGCAGATCCTTCACGCGGTGGGAGAGCGCAACGAGGCAGTCGACCCCGGCGATCCGGCGTACCGCGTCGTGCCCTACATCGACCGCATGGACCTCGCCTTCGCCCTCGCCGACGCCATCGTCTCGCGCTCGGGAGCCGCGACGGTGAGCGAGATCAGCGCCCTCGGCATCCCCGCGGTCTACGTTCCCTACGCCGTCGGCAACGGCGAGCAGGCGCTCAATGCGACCTCCGCCGTGCAGGCGGGCGCGGCCCTCCTGATCCCGGACGGCGAGTTCACCGAAGACCGGATCCGGACCGAGATCGCGCCCCTGCTTCGGGATGCCGCCGCGCTCACGCGCATGCGAGCGGCGGCATCCGAGGTCGGCACCCGCACGGGGAGCGAGAACGTGCTGGCCCTGATCGATCGCGCGCTGGCGCGCTGA
- the ftsW gene encoding putative lipid II flippase FtsW — protein MTSTTDRPLPADSADPGRGFTARVSLGRVFTPVPSEFLLITSTALLLTVFGLVMVLSATMATSASAEDGPFQTVMKQAMFAIVGIPLMLVFSRLPVQFWKRISWIALIGALGLQLLVFTPLGYEFDGNRNWIAIAGVQAQPSEFLKLAFALWLGYVLYRKHTLLGLWRHVFIPVVPVSAIVIGSVVAGHDLGTAMILVLILLGALFFSGVKLRVFVIPAVVAAGIVAFLAISSPNRMARITSFLNPNCIDEYLTTCYQPLHGIWGLASGGVFGLGLGNSREKYAWLPAAAHDYIFSIVGEELGLIGCVVVLALFTLFAIGAFHVIRKTHDPFIRIAAGGITVWIVGQALINIGVVLRVFPVLGVPLPFMSQGGTSLVSVLMACGVLLAFARTLPSSHPVVAEPRR, from the coding sequence GTGACCTCGACGACCGACCGTCCCCTTCCGGCGGACTCCGCTGACCCGGGACGCGGCTTCACCGCGAGGGTGAGCCTCGGACGGGTCTTCACCCCGGTCCCGAGCGAGTTCCTCCTCATCACCTCGACAGCGCTCCTGCTGACCGTCTTCGGACTCGTCATGGTGCTGTCGGCGACCATGGCCACGTCGGCCAGCGCCGAGGACGGACCGTTCCAGACGGTGATGAAGCAGGCGATGTTCGCGATCGTCGGCATCCCGCTCATGCTCGTCTTCAGTCGACTTCCCGTGCAGTTCTGGAAGCGCATCTCGTGGATCGCGCTGATCGGCGCGCTGGGGCTGCAGCTGCTCGTGTTCACCCCGCTGGGGTACGAGTTCGACGGCAACCGCAACTGGATCGCGATCGCCGGTGTCCAGGCCCAGCCGTCCGAGTTCCTGAAGCTCGCCTTCGCGCTGTGGCTGGGATATGTGCTCTACCGCAAGCACACCCTCCTCGGGCTGTGGCGGCACGTCTTCATCCCCGTGGTGCCCGTCTCCGCAATCGTCATCGGATCCGTCGTCGCCGGCCACGACCTCGGCACCGCGATGATCCTCGTGCTCATCCTGCTGGGAGCACTGTTCTTCTCCGGCGTGAAGCTCCGCGTCTTCGTCATCCCCGCCGTCGTCGCCGCGGGGATCGTGGCCTTCCTCGCCATCTCTAGCCCCAACCGCATGGCGCGCATCACGAGCTTCCTGAACCCGAACTGCATCGACGAGTACCTGACGACCTGCTACCAGCCGCTGCACGGCATCTGGGGCCTCGCCAGCGGGGGAGTCTTCGGCCTGGGGCTCGGAAATTCGCGCGAAAAGTACGCGTGGCTGCCCGCGGCCGCGCACGACTACATCTTCTCCATCGTGGGGGAGGAGCTCGGCCTCATCGGCTGCGTCGTCGTGCTCGCCCTGTTCACGCTCTTCGCCATCGGCGCGTTCCACGTCATCCGCAAGACGCACGACCCGTTCATCCGCATCGCAGCCGGCGGCATCACGGTCTGGATCGTCGGTCAGGCGCTCATCAACATCGGCGTCGTGCTCCGCGTCTTCCCCGTTCTCGGCGTTCCCCTGCCGTTCATGTCGCAGGGTGGCACGTCGCTCGTGTCGGTCCTCATGGCGTGCGGCGTGCTCCTCGCCTTCGCACGCACTCTGCCGAGTTCGCATCCGGTCGTCGCCGAGCCCCGCCGGTAG
- the murD gene encoding UDP-N-acetylmuramoyl-L-alanine--D-glutamate ligase — MAGGDVSAPLDTLTSWHADWKGLRVAVLGLSVTGFSVADTLAELGAEVLVVTENASEEYARLLPVIGVGLAEGPLDTVPAALIDFAPEVVIASPGFAPHHPVVAWAQSEGIALWGDIELAWRVRDKVLRADGSPADWVLITGTNGKTTTTQLTATMLVAGGLRAAPCGNIGVPVLDAVRDPEGFDVLVVEVSSHQLWYLGLQSGPDRLSPHASVCLNLAEDHLEWHGSFDAYRDAKAQVYDNTRVACVYNKSDLATQAMVEDAEVVDGCRAIGFDLGVPGPSDLGLVDDILVDRAFLDERRTNALELTTLDELAAAGLTAPHVVANILAAAALARSLDVAPAAIRDALRGFRLDPHRIEVVAVAAGVTWVDDSKATNPHAAASSLTAYPGAIWVVGGQLKGVDIGDLVAARGPAVKAAIVIGVERDAVRAAFARHAPSVPLFEVDHAHTEDVMTEVVALAADVARDGDVVLLAPAAASFDQFASYSDRGRRFAVAVNERIDRDGHGRDAGDLDDRPSPSGGLR; from the coding sequence GTGGCTGGCGGCGATGTGAGCGCCCCGCTCGACACCCTCACCAGCTGGCACGCGGACTGGAAGGGATTGCGGGTAGCCGTGCTCGGTCTCTCCGTCACCGGCTTCTCCGTGGCCGACACCCTGGCCGAACTCGGCGCCGAGGTTCTCGTCGTCACCGAGAACGCGTCGGAGGAATACGCGCGGCTTCTGCCCGTGATCGGCGTCGGCCTCGCCGAGGGCCCGCTCGACACGGTGCCGGCGGCTCTCATCGACTTCGCGCCCGAGGTCGTCATCGCCTCGCCCGGCTTCGCTCCGCACCACCCCGTCGTCGCCTGGGCGCAGAGCGAGGGCATCGCCCTCTGGGGCGACATCGAGCTGGCGTGGCGCGTCCGCGACAAAGTGCTCCGCGCGGACGGCAGCCCCGCCGACTGGGTGCTCATCACCGGCACCAACGGCAAGACGACCACGACGCAGCTCACCGCCACCATGCTCGTCGCCGGCGGCCTGCGCGCCGCGCCCTGCGGCAACATCGGCGTTCCCGTTCTCGACGCGGTCCGTGACCCGGAAGGCTTCGACGTCCTGGTCGTCGAGGTATCCAGCCACCAGCTCTGGTACCTCGGACTGCAGTCCGGACCCGACCGCCTGTCACCGCACGCGAGCGTGTGCCTCAACCTCGCCGAGGACCACCTCGAGTGGCACGGCTCGTTCGACGCGTACCGCGATGCGAAGGCGCAGGTCTACGACAACACGCGTGTCGCGTGCGTCTACAACAAGAGCGACCTCGCGACCCAGGCGATGGTCGAAGACGCCGAAGTGGTCGACGGATGCCGCGCCATCGGCTTCGACCTCGGTGTGCCCGGCCCGAGCGACCTCGGCCTGGTGGACGACATCCTCGTCGACCGGGCGTTCCTCGACGAGCGTCGCACGAACGCCCTCGAGCTGACCACCCTCGACGAACTCGCGGCCGCCGGTCTCACGGCGCCGCACGTGGTCGCGAACATCCTGGCTGCCGCGGCGCTGGCCCGCTCTCTCGACGTCGCGCCCGCCGCGATCCGCGATGCGCTGCGGGGCTTCCGCCTCGACCCGCACCGCATCGAGGTCGTCGCCGTCGCCGCCGGTGTCACCTGGGTCGATGACTCGAAGGCGACGAACCCGCACGCCGCGGCATCCTCCCTCACCGCGTATCCCGGCGCGATCTGGGTCGTCGGCGGACAGCTCAAGGGCGTCGACATCGGCGACCTCGTCGCTGCGCGGGGGCCCGCGGTGAAGGCGGCGATCGTCATCGGCGTCGAGCGAGACGCGGTCCGCGCGGCGTTCGCGCGACACGCGCCCTCGGTCCCGCTGTTCGAGGTCGATCACGCTCACACTGAAGATGTCATGACCGAGGTCGTCGCGCTGGCGGCGGACGTCGCCCGTGACGGAGACGTGGTCCTCCTCGCTCCGGCTGCGGCGTCGTTCGACCAGTTCGCGTCGTACTCGGACCGCGGCCGGCGGTTCGCGGTCGCAGTGAACGAGCGGATCGACCGCGACGGACACGGAAGGGATGCCGGTGACCTCGACGACCGACCGTCCCCTTCCGGCGGACTCCGCTGA
- the mraY gene encoding phospho-N-acetylmuramoyl-pentapeptide-transferase, producing MRSLLAAATISLAFTLFLTPLFIRLFQRIGWGQVIRTPEDAHNPSHHTKRGTPTMGGIVFILGTVVGFFAGTVFGGTPPTVSALLVLWMMVGLGAIGFIDDYMKVRQQRSLGLSGWRKIVGQVAVAVPFGIMALNFPNAYGETPGSAYISFFRDIPTLSFMALGAVAGWILYLAWISFQAVAWSNATNLTDGLDGLATGAGIFTVSAYSLVTFWQLQQRCHSTALVAEYTNACYDTRDPMGLTIIAASFVGALVGFLWWNAPKAKIFMGDVGSMAIGGVVVAMAVLSRTQILAVIIAGVFIIAPASVILQRYYFKATGGKRLFLMSPFHHHLEMRGWPEITIVVRMWVIAGILAVFGVGMFYVAWLAAM from the coding sequence CCCTGTTCCTGACCCCACTGTTCATCCGCTTGTTCCAGCGGATCGGCTGGGGGCAGGTCATCCGCACCCCCGAAGACGCGCACAACCCGAGCCACCACACGAAGCGGGGCACCCCGACGATGGGCGGCATCGTCTTCATCCTCGGCACGGTGGTCGGCTTCTTCGCCGGCACCGTCTTCGGTGGCACCCCGCCGACCGTCTCGGCGCTGCTGGTCCTGTGGATGATGGTCGGCCTCGGCGCCATCGGCTTCATCGACGACTACATGAAGGTGCGCCAGCAGCGCAGCCTGGGTCTGTCGGGCTGGCGCAAGATCGTGGGCCAGGTCGCCGTCGCCGTGCCGTTCGGGATCATGGCGCTGAACTTCCCGAACGCATACGGTGAGACGCCCGGTTCGGCGTACATCTCCTTCTTCCGCGACATCCCCACGCTCTCGTTCATGGCGCTCGGCGCCGTCGCCGGATGGATCCTCTATCTCGCCTGGATCTCCTTCCAGGCGGTCGCCTGGTCGAACGCGACGAACCTCACCGACGGCCTCGACGGTCTCGCCACGGGCGCCGGGATCTTCACGGTCTCGGCCTACAGCCTCGTGACGTTCTGGCAGCTGCAGCAGCGCTGCCACTCGACGGCTCTCGTCGCCGAGTACACGAACGCGTGCTACGACACGCGGGACCCGATGGGCCTGACGATCATCGCCGCGTCCTTCGTCGGCGCGCTGGTCGGCTTCCTGTGGTGGAACGCCCCCAAGGCCAAGATCTTCATGGGCGACGTCGGCTCTATGGCGATCGGCGGCGTCGTCGTCGCGATGGCCGTCCTGAGCCGGACGCAGATCCTCGCGGTCATCATCGCCGGCGTGTTCATCATCGCTCCGGCATCCGTGATCCTGCAGCGGTACTACTTCAAGGCCACGGGCGGGAAGCGCCTGTTCCTGATGAGTCCGTTCCACCACCACCTCGAGATGCGCGGCTGGCCCGAGATCACGATCGTCGTGCGGATGTGGGTGATCGCCGGCATCCTCGCGGTGTTCGGCGTCGGAATGTTCTACGTCGCGTGGCTGGCGGCGATGTGA
- the murC gene encoding UDP-N-acetylmuramate--L-alanine ligase yields MIRPDLTLPIPEHITAAHFIGIGGSGMSGLAGMFLDRGIRVSGSDRSDSAAMQAVAARGATVHVGHAAENLPDDVDAIVFTGAIWPENPEYLLAKERGIPVLHRSQALHWLIGGRRLVSVAGAHGKTTSTGMIVTALRAAGADPTFVNGGVIAALGVSSGTGSDDIVVIEADESDGSFLLYDTAVALITNVDPDHLDHWGSREAFYDGFVRFADAASEAVVISADDPGAREVTAALSHAQVVTFGRAEDADLRVSDIATDGPVSFTLHYAGDTATGRLAVPGAHNAINAAGAVAVLITLGYDLEPAVRAVEEFGGTVRRFELHGIRSGVSVYDDYAHHPTEVAAALSAARTVVGDGRIIALHQPHTYSRTQAMYREFAEVLETLADHTVVLDVYGAREDPVPGVTGELVSGAFADPDRVHFVADWQDAAEYTASVAQEGDYVITLGCGDVYRIIPQVLEALGSER; encoded by the coding sequence ATGATTCGACCCGATCTCACGCTCCCGATTCCGGAGCACATCACCGCCGCCCACTTCATCGGGATCGGCGGGTCGGGCATGTCCGGCCTCGCCGGGATGTTCCTCGATCGCGGCATCCGCGTCTCAGGATCGGACCGCTCCGACAGTGCCGCCATGCAGGCTGTCGCCGCGCGCGGCGCGACGGTGCACGTCGGCCACGCCGCCGAGAATCTGCCCGACGACGTCGATGCGATCGTGTTCACCGGCGCGATCTGGCCCGAGAACCCGGAGTACCTGCTGGCGAAGGAGCGCGGCATCCCCGTGCTGCACCGCTCGCAGGCTCTGCACTGGCTGATCGGCGGCCGTCGCCTGGTGAGCGTCGCGGGCGCCCACGGCAAGACGACGTCGACCGGCATGATCGTCACGGCCCTGCGCGCGGCCGGCGCAGACCCGACCTTCGTCAACGGGGGAGTCATCGCCGCCCTCGGCGTCTCGAGCGGCACCGGCTCCGACGACATCGTCGTCATCGAGGCGGACGAGTCCGACGGGTCCTTCCTGCTCTACGACACCGCCGTCGCCCTCATCACGAACGTCGACCCCGACCACCTCGACCACTGGGGGTCGCGCGAGGCCTTCTACGACGGCTTCGTCCGGTTCGCGGATGCCGCCTCCGAGGCCGTCGTGATCTCCGCCGACGACCCGGGTGCGCGCGAGGTCACGGCGGCGCTGTCGCACGCTCAGGTGGTGACGTTCGGTCGTGCGGAGGACGCCGACCTGCGTGTCTCGGACATCGCGACCGACGGGCCGGTCTCCTTCACGCTCCACTACGCCGGTGACACCGCCACCGGCCGACTCGCCGTTCCGGGCGCGCATAACGCGATCAACGCCGCGGGCGCCGTCGCCGTCCTGATCACCCTCGGATACGACCTCGAGCCGGCCGTGCGTGCGGTCGAGGAGTTCGGCGGCACGGTCCGCCGCTTCGAGCTGCACGGCATCCGCTCCGGCGTCAGCGTGTACGACGACTACGCGCACCACCCCACCGAGGTCGCCGCCGCCCTCTCCGCAGCGCGGACCGTGGTGGGCGATGGCCGCATCATCGCGCTCCACCAGCCGCACACCTACTCGCGCACGCAGGCGATGTACCGGGAGTTCGCGGAGGTGCTCGAGACCCTCGCCGACCACACGGTCGTCCTCGATGTGTACGGCGCGCGTGAGGACCCGGTGCCGGGTGTCACCGGTGAGCTGGTCAGTGGAGCGTTCGCCGACCCTGATCGTGTGCACTTCGTCGCCGATTGGCAGGATGCCGCCGAGTACACGGCATCGGTCGCCCAGGAAGGGGACTACGTCATCACCCTCGGCTGCGGCGACGTCTATCGCATCATTCCCCAGGTGCTCGAGGCCCTCGGGTCGGAGCGGTAG